The nucleotide window ACTGGACATGATATTCTCTTTTTCTGGGTAGCTCGTATGGTAATGCTAGGAATGACACTGGGCGGCAACATACCTTTTACAAAGGTAAGCATAAATTGTTTCAATATAGATGTTTAACTGTGTGATAAACAGATTTatatatgttgtatatttccTAGTTATAATTTACTAGTTGCCTGACTTTAAGATGTTATAGCATACACTAATTAGGGACAAAATGTTCTTCCACATGGTAAAGCCTAGGGCTAAAGAagttttgtggaaaaaaaagtACGCTGTTGTGATGAGATTCCAATGTTACATGACTATTTTTGTTAGCTTGTCAGTGTGTTCCAGTAGGTATTTTAGTTTTGTGTCGTAAACTTTAAGACTTTTGCTTGTTTGCTGAAGGTATATACGTTTTGATTTGTGGATATCTTCCTGCGATTATTTTCATCGTATGTTTTTATTACTGAAGTGACAGGTGGACTTTTGTTTGTCTGCAGGTATATTTGCACCCAATGATTCGTGATGCCCATGGACGTAAAATGTCAAAATCCTTGGGGAATGTCATTGATCCACTTGATGTAATAAATGGTATTGATCTTGAAGGTCTACGGAAGAAGCTTTTAGAGGGAAATTTGGATGCCAAGGAAGTAGCCGTCTCAGAAGAAGGGCTAAAGAAAGACTTTCCTGCAGGAATTTGGGAATGTGGTGCAGATGCTCTCCGTTTGCTCTCGTGTCTTATACTGCTCAGGTTTTGACTTCTGCCTTACTATATTATTCACGTAATTGTTTTCTCGCAAGTCTTATACTGGTCAGGTTTAGACTTGATCTAAGTAATCTGTTTTATTGTTTTGTCCTTTCAGCATGATAAGATTAATTTGGACATCCAAAGGGTTGAGAGCTATAGTTGCTGGTGTAATAAATTGTGGAATGCAGTGCGATTTTCTCTGAGCATACTTGGGGATGACTATGTTCCACCCTCAAGTGTAAATCCGGATTTGCTTCCATTTAGTTGCCGGTGGATACACTCGGTACTGAATACATCCATATCCAAAATTATTTCGTCACTGGAATCCTATGAGTTATCAGATGCGGCCACCGCAGTGCATGCTTGGTGGCAATACCAGTTGTGCGATGTTTTTCTTGAAACTATCAAGCCTTACTTTTTTGGTAACGATCCAAAGTTTGCATCTGAAAGGGGTTTCGCACGGGATACACTATGGTTATGTCTTGAACATGGGTTACGGTTGCTTCATCCTTTTATGCCATTTGTCACAGAAGAACTGTGGCAACGTCTTCCATCTTCCGGGGTTCACAAGAGGGCAATATCAATTATGATGTGCGAGTATCCATCCATTGTAGATGTAagtttagtcataataaaagcGTTTAGTTTAGAaatggtggtttttttttttttgttaatatcaCCTTGTAACTTGGAAGAAGGTTGCTGATGCAATGTTTGCTGTTGATCTGAACTTGGTTTGTGCACTAACTGCCTTTTTATCATGTTATTCTTCCAGTGCTGGACAAATGAAAGGGTGGAGTCTGAGATGAACCTTGTAGAGACTGTTGTGAAATCTCTCCGTTCACTTGCAAAAGAAAGTCGTGAAAGGTAGATCTTGAAAGTGCAGTGCAACTTCTATCTTGTTTCTTAAAAAtctctgaaattttgatatgtgatatcttcagttggacttctcattctttttctattttgcttTTAGGCGACCAGCTCATGTAATGTGTGGAAACAATTTGGATTGGAATATAATCTGCAGCCATCGACTGGAGATTGAAGCTCTTGCCCATTTGTCTTCTTTGACGGTAAATGATACAATTTTTCTTTAAGAAAACCTGCTCTATCATATACCTTTTGTTTTGGTCGAACCTAtcaacttttttctttgatgacaATTCTTTTGTGCCACCAGTCAAGCATGTTCCTTGTATAGAGAACAACGAATCCCTAAGATAATACACAGAGCCTATGCCATGCGGGGAGGGGGGTTGGTTGGTTAGGCTATAATCAAACGATTTTAAAACTAAAACCTAAGCCTACAATCAACCTGTCTGCATATTAATTAAGCAATTGCAGGTTTATTCACAATTCAATTGACAGAGAGCTAGCACATTGACTTGAATTAGCTTGAAAGAATTTGATAGTTCAATGTACTTGATTCACCCACCAAGTTACCTGAGCAGAACCCATGGATTGGCTTGTTCAGATATCCGAATATGGAGATTGGTTTTCTGCTCAAAGAATATAATCTCAAACCAGAGAGAAGGGAATCTTCAAAAAGTGGCACTTTAATCCTATATATTGCCTGGAACATGTCCACGAAACAAGTGTTTGATGATGATGCTTTGGTAGTAAAGTTGGTTGTCTGCTAGGTTATTAGGTGATTAGAAATGATAAATATTCTTGTCCCTGCAGATACTCAGCGAGAATGACAGTTTTCCCACCAGCACCGTCTCCAGTGGATATGAGATGTGTCTTGTAAATGAATATCTGTCGGTTTTTCTGAGGGTTCCAAGAGTAAAGGCAGACCCTGAAAAGATCCGCGAGAAGATGGAAAAATTCATACTGTAAGCCCATgaataaattgtttttactAATACAACATTGCCTGTGCCATTTATTTTTTGCCATATGCATATATATTTAGGCCGTGTTTGACAGGTTGCAAGACTAGACTAGACTCGACTCGACTAGCTAAAAGCTTAGATTTCATGTGCAATAGACGAAGAATATAAATGCTTTATATCTTGAAGATTAAGATGGACTCTGCAGAAAGAAGTTTAATCTCGTACAATATCAAATGTCGCCCGAAGAGTAAGCTGCTGACTACTAACGAACTTTATTATGCTTACAGGGAACGGGAAAAGCTGTATCTGATGATAAACTCTCCTGGTTACCAAGAAAAGACATCTGAAAAGATTCAAGAATCCAACGCTGACAAGCTAGAATGCTTGAAGCAGGAAATAAGTACTCTGGGAAGGTTATGGTGGATGAATTCTCCTGGTTACCGAAAAAAGGCGTCCGAGGAAGATCAAGCATGTAGTGCTGACAATCTAGAATCCTTGGAGAAGGAAACCATGGAAAGGCTGCGATGCTCCTTTCTTTAAAGGGGCGATTGTTTTGTTTCCCGACCGCCACCAGGCGTCAAGATTTGATATTATGATGTAATTATGATTTTGTTAGTTTAAATTGCCTTTGGTACATTCACGTATCAGCAAAATTGCAGAAATACAGAGTTCTCTCCTTTCATCACTCTTCTCACCCTTATTCCACTACCAACTATTCCACCTTGCAATTAACGTGGACCAAATTTGAAGTTGTATTTCTTCATTGAGTTACCTTCATAAGTTATGCGGTAGCTTGGGAGTCAAGAAACCTGATGGCAAAAAACTACGAAATGGTTGTGGAGATTTCCGTTACATCCAGAAGCCTTATGGCACTTTGTACTTGTCAGTGCAAGCTAAATTTCGTGTGTCGGCATATTCCTAGCGCAAAACTAATGTTGTGGTCACAAACTTGTCCCGAAACATCACTATTAGGAAAGACAAGTGATGCTTAGATTCACTTATGGTATGTTTGGGCAAGGAACTTCTAAATTCAAAGGCAATTAGGAAAAATAGTTGGATGCAAGGGATTAGAAACAAACTTAGAcacattgaaaattttctcgAACGAGTTTCATTTAACAATTAACAGAGGAACCTCATATGATAGGTAACCAATGGAGATATATGTAAAGCTTTCAGTAGATTATTATACTAAAGGATACAACAGTTCTTTACAAACCAACTAATAGAATATTTTCTCTCAACTCTCAATACATTTTCCAGTTTATTGACACTTACCAGTCACCCGACTTCACAGAGGCCTGGACTGGCATCATTTTACTATATCATCTTTGTTCTTTGTTCTTTGTTCTAGTACAGCATCGAAATTTTACCTCACAGGACCCGTGTCAGAAACACGAAGCTAATTAAATGAAAAACTGTCATTTCAAAGATACTTCAGAGGTGCAAGTACTGATTGGCAGATCAGTCGATGTGCATACCAGAGCCCTTTGCTGTAAATGTCTCAAGCTTTGCTCCATGCTAACTTGAACCATATCGGCCAGAATTTTCTTCGCTTTACTGGACTGGTCATCACTGTCAATTTGAGAGATGATGTTGCATACAATGTTCTCCAGAGTGTCTGCTTCAAGCTCTGATCTTGGGTATGGAGACTCCCTCAATAAGCGCAAAAGCGTATGCGCTTTTGTCTGAGACTTGGGCGTTCCTTGAACTGTGAGCTCGAGAAGTCCAGGGATTACCCCGTCTTTAAGAATCGCTTCTCTATATCTGCACCTGTCACTTTGACACATTGTTAGTAGAGCACTTACAGCGTGCTCCCGACTTTGGAGCGATCCATTTTCAAGCACCTCAATCACTGCAAGCACTCCGCCTTCTTCAGATGTGAGGGCAGTTCTTCCCTCATCGAATCCCACCAGAGATTCTATCAGAGCACAGCATCTCTCAGCTGTTTTTGAAGATTTCTTGCAGGGCTTTAACAAAGTAACTATGGACGGAATTGGTGTTGCTTCAAGAATGATGCTAAGATTAGAAGGGTGTGTTGAGAGATTGGAAAGCGCCATTACTGAGTCGACTTTAGCTTGTGGGCTGCCATGTCTAAGGATTTCGACGAGAAGAGGAATGGCACCGGAAGCACCTATAACTGGCTTGTTGACGGCAGAAGCTGATAGAGTGAGTAGAGCTGCAGTTGCATACTCCTGCAGGGTGGAACTTTGTGACCGAAGGAAAGTAATTATTGGCTCCAAAGCGCCAGCTTCCAATATCTTAATTTTGTTCCTGAGAGACCAAATATTGAGAAGAAAAATTAGCAGCAGAAAAGGAAAATTGTGCCCAAAACATTGAAA belongs to Malus sylvestris chromosome 17, drMalSylv7.2, whole genome shotgun sequence and includes:
- the LOC126611472 gene encoding U-box domain-containing protein 4-like translates to MDSRSSSDGLSSTPDSLSPTFSSYSAVHRALELIQSDDQDSKLQGAQEIRRLTKTSQRCRRQLSDSVGPLVSMLRLRDSPESHESALLALLNLAVKDETNKIKILEAGALEPIITFLRSQSSTLQEYATAALLTLSASAVNKPVIGASGAIPLLVEILRHGSPQAKVDSVMALSNLSTHPSNLSIILEATPIPSIVTLLKPCKKSSKTAERCCALIESLVGFDEGRTALTSEEGGVLAVIEVLENGSLQSREHAVSALLTMCQSDRCRYREAILKDGVIPGLLELTVQGTPKSQTKAHTLLRLLRESPYPRSELEADTLENIVCNIISQIDSDDQSSKAKKILADMVQVSMEQSLRHLQQRALVCTSTDLPISTCTSEVSLK